A single Aspergillus puulaauensis MK2 DNA, chromosome 7, nearly complete sequence DNA region contains:
- a CDS encoding zinc finger HIT domain-containing protein (COG:S;~EggNog:ENOG410PK1P;~InterPro:IPR007529;~PFAM:PF04438), protein MSEEETLLTNLCSICHVQPPKYRCPRCSTRTCSLPCTRRHKLWSQCSGVRDPGAYLRRNELATESAFDRDFNFITGIERRIERAGREAENRGVGVDGRNGVHDRGVVGLEGEGEPAHGLGDARGKRKRGPAPGTGPDRGLAKGEAGFLRRAEEAGVKVIKAPKGMSRARMNGSKWHAKQKCLQWTVEFVTDGESKRVNCIETVTIAEAYDRAFPLPKEERQVRNQEAAQEAVQDEKAEPTQSEPSASDTIPEPATATTEPADNEPTTTQQNTTPQATETQPTPHRNVYLYLHHPRTATKQPVLIPLVPSSTLTTALHDRVVLEFPTVYILQAPLTDEREQTEEGSKYILEKDYLRTHQNTSTELEDGTSEDTDAQPVFGTGAVDIPDVDEGKMLEVLEKDLLSRGTAPAAGAS, encoded by the exons AtgtctgaagaagaaacccTGCTCACAAATCTCTGCTCAATCTG CCACGTCCAGCCCCCTAAATACCGGTGTCCCCGATGCTCAACACGCACATGCTCCCTCCCCTGCACACGCCGACACAAATTATGGTCCCAGTGCTCCGGCGTCCGCGATCCAGGCGCGTACCTGCGCCGCAATGAACTAGCCACCGAATCCGCATTCGATCGCGACTTTAATTTCATCACGGGGATTGAGCGCCGTATTGAACGGGCGGGCCGTGAGGCGGAGAATCGGGGGGTTGGTGTCGATGGGAGGAATGGGGTTCACGATCGGGGTGTTGTGGGGTTGGAGGGTGAAGGTGAGCCTGCGCATGGGCTTGGAGATGcgagggggaagaggaagaggggtCCTGCCCCTGGAACTGGACCTGACAGGGGACTGGCTAAGGGGGAAGCTGGGTTTCTCAggagggcggaggaggctggTGTTAAGGTCATCAAAGCGCCGAAGGGAATGAGTCGGGCGAGGATGAACGGGTCGAAATGGCATGCTAA GCAAAAGTGTTTACAATGGACGGTAGAATTCGTCACGGACGGCGAGTCGAAAAGGGTGAATTGCATCGAGACCGTTACAATCGCCGAGGCCTACGATCGGGCATTTCCTTTACCCAAGGAGGAACGACAGGTGCGCAATCAAGAAGCCGCCCAAGAAGCCgtgcaggatgagaaggcaGAACCTACGCAATCCGAACCGAGTGCCTCAGATACCATCCCAGAGCcagcgacggcgacgacagAACCTGCCGACAACGAACCTACAACCACCCAACAAAACACAACACCACAAGCAACCGAGACTCAACCAACTCCCCACCGCAACGTAtacctctacctccaccacccACGCACCGCAACAAAGCAACCAGTCCTCATCCCCCTGGTCCCAAGTTCAACCCTCACAACTGCGCTCCATGACCGCGTCGTCCTTGAATTCCCTACAGTCTACATCCTACAAGCTCCGCTGACGGATGAGCGCGAGCAGACGGAAGAAGGGTCTAAATACATTCTTGAAAAGGATTATCTACGGACGCACCAGAATACGAGTACCGAGCTTGAGGACGGCACATCGGAGGATACAGACGCCCAGCCTGTCTTTGGGACAGGAGCTGTGGATATCCCAGACGTGGACGAGGGCAAGATGTTGGAGGTTTTGGAGAAGGATTTATTAAGCAGAGGCACCGCGCCGGCAGCGGGGGCGTCGTGA